The Streptomyces sp. NBC_01255 genome window below encodes:
- a CDS encoding NACHT domain-containing protein produces the protein MAVGYADHVTYNVLPPGSRDAARRGDAQLNSYLYTASRIADHHPYPGLVEGPGPLPLAEIYVRQLAQGQRDAEDQDDTDTRGADVASVPVPAETIFTGGGRVRVVLAGAGGGKSALLRHHLATGAGHWLVHGKGDRVHASMPVLVRATTLADSPLLTQGLAQAVVDELGPYGLRETLTSEFFSRPPHPQVPWLVMVDGLDEVPDRTTRVTLMNRLAREADDESSPYRFIVATRPLPGGELDRLGPGAEHFELQPFSPADVWAYARGYFRDLPDSERQVRIFTAGLKESGLDGLARTPLIAFILCQLYTADPTRPLPEGRTGAYQSFVELLYEQNTHKSIRHTHDEVIRALKDRHQIPRDQQAAEQAAQLVREGLPELIDHVAYERINGNTAPAVEILSLRLDVQRPAKVKPPLWNAFLGDLLRPTGLLAEHSGDFHFLHQTLLEYHAARHATRDEQARAALLHELFLRNRAYADHDLQPRRPIQPSHLSFLLDGLLAPADHIATQTIRVLDDLSTSGHPTACKLLVKLVELRTKLPPDSTARQLAAHARHQSLSTNRVLAARTLATVSGHQDEGATLLAGFVGDTSLPFRDRVSAATLLATVDGHRSQAAQLLLDLAGDRTLSFEFRVAAGYGLASLKERRDEIVQLFAPWADSVTLHIKDRTTAASLLAAAGDERANQLLFRVANDSSLDIRIRVHAARGLAQIGDERIATVLIALAEVNDPEGDIHGHVRAAEVLSFLPRYRGTAAGALTRIATDSAHWDGLARVEAAEYLAWLDGYRAHGTDLLTRLAEGGRSRDHATRALAKLRTGRRPTWR, from the coding sequence GTGGCGGTCGGGTACGCCGACCATGTCACCTACAACGTCCTGCCGCCGGGATCGCGCGATGCCGCCCGCAGGGGCGACGCGCAGCTGAACTCCTACCTCTACACCGCTTCACGGATCGCCGACCACCACCCCTATCCGGGCCTGGTCGAAGGCCCAGGGCCGCTGCCGCTGGCCGAGATCTACGTTCGTCAACTGGCCCAGGGGCAGCGCGACGCTGAGGACCAGGACGATACCGACACACGCGGAGCGGACGTGGCCAGCGTCCCGGTGCCTGCAGAAACCATCTTCACGGGGGGCGGTCGCGTTCGCGTGGTCCTGGCCGGCGCCGGGGGCGGAAAGTCGGCCCTGCTGCGCCACCACCTGGCCACCGGAGCCGGTCACTGGCTGGTTCACGGGAAGGGTGATCGGGTTCATGCGTCGATGCCGGTCCTGGTACGCGCCACGACCCTGGCCGACAGCCCCCTGCTGACCCAGGGTCTCGCACAGGCCGTCGTGGACGAACTCGGCCCGTACGGGCTGCGTGAGACGCTGACCTCGGAGTTCTTCAGCCGACCCCCGCACCCACAAGTGCCCTGGCTGGTGATGGTCGACGGCCTTGATGAGGTTCCGGACCGCACCACCCGCGTCACTCTGATGAATCGGCTGGCTCGCGAGGCGGACGACGAGTCGTCGCCGTACCGGTTCATCGTGGCAACCCGCCCTCTGCCGGGCGGGGAACTCGACCGGCTGGGGCCTGGTGCCGAACACTTCGAACTGCAGCCCTTCAGTCCGGCGGACGTGTGGGCGTACGCCCGAGGATATTTCCGCGACCTACCGGACAGCGAACGTCAGGTCAGGATCTTCACGGCGGGACTCAAAGAGTCGGGGCTGGACGGTCTGGCTCGCACGCCCCTGATCGCCTTCATCCTCTGCCAGCTGTACACCGCCGACCCCACCCGGCCCCTGCCCGAAGGCCGTACCGGTGCCTACCAGTCGTTCGTCGAGCTGCTCTACGAACAGAACACCCACAAGAGCATCCGCCACACCCACGACGAGGTGATCCGGGCCCTCAAGGACCGCCACCAGATCCCCAGGGACCAACAGGCCGCCGAGCAGGCCGCGCAACTGGTTCGAGAGGGCCTACCCGAGCTGATCGATCACGTGGCTTACGAGAGGATCAACGGGAACACTGCCCCGGCCGTCGAGATTCTCTCTCTCCGACTGGACGTCCAACGCCCGGCGAAGGTGAAGCCGCCGCTCTGGAACGCATTCCTGGGTGATCTCCTGCGGCCCACCGGCCTACTGGCCGAGCACTCGGGCGACTTCCACTTCCTGCACCAGACCCTCCTCGAGTATCACGCGGCCCGCCACGCGACGCGCGACGAACAGGCCCGCGCCGCACTGCTTCACGAGTTGTTCCTCCGTAATCGTGCCTATGCCGATCACGATCTGCAGCCACGTCGTCCCATACAGCCGTCCCACCTCAGCTTTCTCCTCGACGGGCTCCTCGCCCCGGCAGATCACATCGCGACCCAGACGATCCGGGTCCTCGACGACCTCTCAACGTCGGGCCACCCCACCGCCTGCAAGCTCCTGGTCAAGCTGGTAGAGCTGCGCACCAAACTCCCCCCGGACTCCACCGCACGCCAACTCGCAGCTCATGCCCGCCACCAGAGCCTGTCCACCAACCGTGTACTGGCCGCCCGCACTTTGGCCACGGTGTCCGGGCACCAGGACGAAGGCGCCACGCTTCTGGCCGGTTTCGTCGGCGATACCAGCCTCCCATTCCGCGATCGAGTAAGCGCGGCCACACTTCTGGCCACAGTGGACGGCCACCGGTCACAAGCCGCTCAGCTCCTCCTCGATCTGGCAGGCGACCGAACCCTCAGCTTTGAATTTCGTGTCGCCGCTGGCTACGGCTTGGCCAGCTTGAAGGAGCGCCGCGACGAGATCGTCCAACTCTTTGCCCCTTGGGCCGACAGCGTCACCCTTCACATCAAGGACCGAACAACCGCCGCCTCGCTCCTAGCGGCGGCCGGCGATGAGCGCGCCAATCAGCTGCTCTTCCGCGTGGCCAACGACAGTAGCTTGGATATCCGTATACGCGTGCACGCCGCCCGCGGCCTGGCTCAGATCGGTGACGAACGCATCGCGACCGTACTCATCGCCCTCGCTGAGGTTAACGACCCCGAGGGCGATATTCATGGCCATGTGCGCGCGGCCGAAGTTCTGTCGTTTCTGCCCCGGTACCGGGGCACGGCAGCCGGAGCGCTCACGCGAATCGCCACTGACAGCGCGCACTGGGACGGACTCGCCCGCGTAGAGGCTGCCGAGTACCTGGCCTGGCTGGACGGATACCGGGCGCACGGCACCGATCTGCTCACCCGCCTCGCCGAGGGAGGTCGTAGCCGCGACCATGCGACGAGAGCGCTGGCCAAACTCCGTACCGGTCGACGCCCCACGTGGCGGTGA